From a single Rosa rugosa chromosome 7, drRosRugo1.1, whole genome shotgun sequence genomic region:
- the LOC133723767 gene encoding uncharacterized protein LOC133723767, with amino-acid sequence MSIPKEPDQVMKQRGGSVLGKKTILKSDHFPGCQNKRLSPHIDGAPNYRQADKLRVHGVAIPTIDGIQNVLKHIGAQQIDGKRAQVLWINLREEPLVYINGRPFVLRDVERPFSNLEYTGINRARVEQMEARLKEDILVEAARYGNKILVTDELPDGQMVDQWEPVSCDSVKTPLEVYEELQLIGYRVDYERVPVTDEKSPKELDFDILVHKISQADINAEIIFNCQMGRGRTTTGMVIATLIYLNRIGASGIPRTNSIGKVSDSSVIVADNVPNSEDAIRRGEYAVIRSLIRVLEGGVEGKRQVDKVIDKCSSMQNLREAIAIYRNSILRQPDEMKREASLSFFMEYLERYYFLICFAVYIHSLRSSSSDHCSFADWMKARPELYSIIRRLLRRDPMGALGYATLKPSLKKIDESADNRPSEMGVVAALRKGEVLGSQTVLKSDHCPGCQNPNLPERVDGAPNFREVPGFPVYGVANPTIDGIRSVIQRIGSSKDGCPIFWHNMREEPVIYINGKPFVLREVERPYKNMLEYTGIDRERVERMEARLKEDILREAEHYRGAIMVIHETEDGQIFDAWEHVDSGAIQTPLEVFKSLERDGFPIKYARVPITDGKAPKSSDFDKLAMNIASSSKATAFVFNCQMGRGRTTTGTVIACLLKLRIDYGRPIKILVDNIAGEEVDGGSSSGEETGGSGTASSSSISNVRTDKEQGRVFGMNDILLLWKITRLFDNGVECREALDAIIDRCSALQNIRQAVLQYRRVFNQQHVEQRVRRVALNRGAEYLERYFRLIAFAAYLGSEAFDRFCGQGESRMTFKNWMHQRPEVQAMKWSIKLRPGRFLTVPEELRAPQESQHGDAVMEAIIKARSGSVLGKGSILKMYFFPGQRTSSHIQIHGAPHVYKVDGYPVYSMATPTIPGAKEMLAYLGAKPEAEGSATAKVVLTDLREEAVVYINGTPFVLRELHKPVDTLKHVGITGPVVEHMEARLKEDILSEVRRSGGRMLLHREEYNPSLNQSSVIGYLENIFADDVKTPAEVYASLKDEGYNISYRRIPLTREREALASDVDAIQYCINDSAGSYLFVSHTGFGGVGYAMAITCVRIGAETNFTLKDLQPLVRTNPSYTPEEDLASRAPDEEVLRMGDYRDILSLTRVLVYGPKSKADVDSVIERCAGAGHLRDDILYYSKELEKFPDGDDEQRAYLMDMGIKALRRYFFLITFRSYLYCTSPAEIKFKSWMNARPELGHLCNNLRLDK; translated from the exons ATGTCTATTCCCAAGGAGCCGGACCAGGTAATGAAGCAGAGGGGAGGCTCTGTTCTCGGAAAGAAGACCATTCTCAAGAGTGACCACTTCCCTGGCTGCCAGAACAAACGCCTCTCCCCCCACATTGACGGCGCTCCCAATTACCGTCAG GCCGACAAGTTACGTGTTCATGGTGTTGCGATTCCCACAATTGATGGAATCCAGAATGTTCTTAAGCATATTGGAGCTCAGCAAATTGATGGGAAGCGAGCCCAAGTTCTTTGGATTAACCTTCGCGAGGAACCG CTTGTTTACATTAATGGGCGCCCTTTTGTGCTGCGTGATGTGGAAAGACCCTTCTCCAACCTTGAATATACG GGAATTAACAGGGCTAGGGTTGAACAAATGGAAGCCCGATTGAAAGAAGATATCTTGGTTGAAGCTGCAAG ATATGGAAATAAGATCCTTGTCACGGACGAATTGCCAGATGGCCAGATGGTCGATCAATGGGAACCAGTGTCATGTGATTCTGTGAAGACACCACTAGAG GTTTACGAGGAATTGCAACTCATAGGATACCGGGTTGATTATGAACGTGTTCCTGTAACTGATGAAAAATCACCTAAGGAGCTGGATTTTGATATCCTG GTTCATAAAATTTCTCAAGCTGACATAAATGCAGAAATAATTTTTAATTGTCAAATGGGACGAGGGCGAACTACAACTGGGATGGTCATTGCTACTCTGATATACCTCAACCGTATAGGAGCTTCTG GTATTCCAAGAACGAACTCAATTGGAAAAGTTTCTGACTCCAGTGTGATTGTCGCTGATAATGTTCCAAACTCAGAAGATGCGATCCGAAGAGGAGAATATGCAGTCATAAGAAGCTTGATTCGGGTCCTAGAG GGTGGTGTTGAAGGGAAGAGACAAGTGGACAAAGTCATCGACAAGTGTTCCTCTATGCAG AACTTACGCGAAGCAATTGCCATTTATCGCAATAGTATCCTGCGTCAACCAGATGAGATGAAAAGGGAGGCGTCACTTTCATTTTTTATGGAGTATTTGGAACGATATTACTTTCTTATATGCTTTGCTGTGTACATTCATTCCCTCCGGTCTAGTTCCTCTGATCATTGCAGCTTTGCTGACTGGATGAAAGCTCGACCAGAACTGTACAGCATTATTCGCAG GTTGCTGAGAAGAGATCCAATGGGTGCACTTGGATATGCAACGTTGAaaccatcactgaagaagattGATGAATCTGCTGATAACCGCCCTTCTGAGATGGGTGTAGTTGCTGCCTTGAGAAAGGGTGAGGTCCTTGGTAGTCAAACTGTTCTGAAAAGTGACCACTGTCCCGGTTGTCAAAACCCAAATTTACCCGAGCGCGTGGATGGTGCTCCTAATTTCCGAGAGGTCCCTGGATTTCCAGTTTATGGAGTTGCAAACCCAACAATTGATGGTATTCGGTCAGTCATCCAAAGGATTGGTAGTTCCAAAGATGGTTGCCCAATTTTTTGGCACAATATGAGAGAAGAACCTGTTATCTATATCAATGGAAAACCATTTGTACTCCGCGAGGTTGAAAGACCATACAAAAATATGCTTGAGTACACG GGCATTGATCGTGAGAGAGTGGAGAGGATGGAAGCTCGACTAAAAGAAGATATCCTGCGTGAAGCTGAACATTATAGGGGTGCTATAATGGTTATTCATGAAACAGAAGACGGACAAATTTTTGATGCTTGGGAACATGTGGATTCTGGGGCTATTCAGACCCCACTTGAGGTTTTCAAAAGCTTGGAGAGAGATGGTTTTCCCATAAAGTATGCTCGTGTACCCATCACTGATGGTAAAGCGCCGAAAAGTTCCGACTTTGACAAGTTGGCTATGAATATTGCTTCTTCATCAAAGGCCACTGCTTTTGTTTTCAATTGCCAG ATGGGTCGAGGAAGGACAACCACAGGTACTGTAATTGCTTGCCTTTTGAAACTTCGAATTGACTATGGGAGACCTATCAAAATCCTTGTTGACAATATCGCCGGTGAAGAGGTAGATGGCGGTAGCTCAAGTGGTGAAGAAACAGGAGGTTCTGGTACTGCATCATCCTCCAGTATTTCAAATGTAAGAACTGACAAGGAGCAAGGCCGTGTGTTTGGCATGAATGACATCCTCCTGTTGTGGAAAATTACAAGATTGTTCGATAATGGGGTTGAATGCCGGGAAGCCTTAGATGCTATTATTGATAGATGTTCTGCTCTACAGAACATACGCCAAGCCGTTTTGCAATATAGAAGGGTATTCAATCAACAACATGTTGAGCAAAGGGTAAGGAGGGTGGCATTAAATCGTGGTGCTGAGTACTTGGAGCGCTACTTCCGTTTAATTGCTTTTGCAGCATACTTAGGAAGTGAAGCATTTGATCGATTTTGCGGGCAAGGAGAATCTAGGATGACATTTAAGAATTGGATGCATCAGAGACCGGAGGTTCAAGCAATGAAATGGAGCATAAAATTAAGACCTGGAAGATTTTTAACTGTCCCT GAGGAATTGAGAGCACCTCAAGAGTCCCAACATGGAGATGCTGTTATGGAGGCTATTATCAAGGCCCGTAGTGGCTCTGTTCTGGGGAAAGGTTCGATACTTAAAATGTATTTCTTTCCTGGTCAGAGGACTTCTAGCCACATACAAATTCATGGTGCACCACATGTTTACAAG GTGGACGGATATCCTGTGTATAGCATGGCTACGCCAACAATTCCTGGTGCCAAAGAGATGTTAGCATATTTAGGTGCCAAGCCCGAAGCAGAAGGATCTGCTACTGCAAAAGTGGTTTTAactgatctgagagaagaagcAGTTGTTTACATTAATGGCACTCCATTTGTGTTGCGGGAGCTACATAAACCTGTTGATACACTCAAGCATGTGGGAATAACTGGCCCAGTG GTAGAACACATGGAAGCACGATTAAAAGAGGATATACTATCCGAGGTCAGACGGTCTGGTGGCCGTATGCTTTTACATCGCGAGGAGTATAACCCTTCATTGAACCAATCCAGTGTCATAGGATACTTGGAAAACATCTTTGCAGATGATGTGAAGACTCCAGCTGAAGTATATGCTTCTTTGAAAGATGAGGGTTACAATATTTCGTATAGGAGAATTCCATtaactagagagagagaggctttaGCTTCGGATGTGGATGCAATCCAATACTGCATAAATGA CTCTGCAGGATCATACCTTTTTGTATCACATACGGGATTTGGAGGAGTTGGATATGCAATGGCCATCACTTGTGTCAGAATTGGTGCAGAAACAAATTTTACATTGAAGGATCTACAACCATTGGTTAGAACGAATCCATCATATACACCTGAAGAGGACTTGGCTTCTCGAGCTCCTGATGAAGAAGTTCTGAGAATGGGTGACTACCGTGACATACTAAGCCTTACAAGGGTTCTTGTTTATGGTCCCAAGAGCAAAGCAGACGTTGACAGTGTTATTGAAAG GTGTGCAGGTGCAGGGCATTTACGGGATGATATCCTTTATTATAGTAAGGAACTTGAGAAGTTTcctgatggtgatgatgagcaACGAGCATACCTCATGGACATGGGTATTAAAGCTCTAAG GAGGTACTTCTTCCTCATCACATTTAGGTCCTACCTCTACTGCACTTCACCAGCTGAGATAAAATTTAAATCATGGATGAATGCGAGGCCTGAACTAGGACACTTGTGCAACAACCTTAGGCTTGATAAGTAA
- the LOC133723768 gene encoding protein COP1 SUPPRESSOR 2, producing the protein MGKNFRKRSAPADDNDDPEKLSDGEEERRLALEEVKFLQKQRQRKSGIPALTTGFDAHPLPNAKDKNNDSGKSKNKKASGGHSPAGNNAEGGGGGGGGDGENDDWALTQTFAEETEEADEDPNMLSFIEREIAKKKGKKVEAPDEVENELQRAEDELYKIPDHLKVKKRNSEESSTQWTTGIAEVQLPIEYKLRNIEETEAAKKFLHEKRLVGQTKSEFSIPSSYSADYFQRGKDYAEKLRREHPELYKDKSSQDNGGVPKQNDTGTDAAGQRQAATDEFMLERFRKRERHRGMRR; encoded by the exons ATGGGGAAGAATTTCAGAAAACGAAGCGCTCCCGCCGACGATAATGACGATCCTGAAAAGCTCAGCGACGGCGAGGAAGAAAGGAG ATTGGCGCTGGAGGAGGTCAAGTTTCTTCAGAAGCAGAGGCAGAGGAAGTCTGGGATCCCTGCCCTAACTACTGGTTTCGACGCACACCCTCTTCCTAATGCCAAGGACAAGAACAACGACTCCGGTAAGAGCAAGAACAAGAAAGCTAGTGGCGGCCACTCTCCTGCCGGTAATAACGCTGAAGGcggaggcggcggcggcggcggcgatggGGAAAATGATGATTGGGCTCTTACTCAGACCTTTGCTGAGGAAACTGAAGAAGCCGACGAAGATCCGAATAT GTTGAGTTTTATTGAACGAGAGATAGCAAAGAAGAAGGGCAAGAAAGTAGAAGCGCCCGATGAAGTCGAGAATGAATTGCAGCGTGCTGAGGATGAGTTGTACAAGATACCTGACCATCTTAAA GTGAAAAAGCGAAACTCGGAAGAGAGCTCGACTCAGTGGACTACTGGGATTGCTGAGGTTCAGCTCCCCATCGA ATATAAGTTGAGAAATATCGAGGAGACTGAGGCTGCAAAGAAGTTTTTGCATGAAAAGCGGCTTGTAGGACAGACAAAATCAGAATTTAGCATCCCCTCAAGTTACAGTGCTGATTATTTCCAGCGTGGCAAGGATTATGCTGAAAAACTTAGAAGAG AACATCCTGAGCTCTACAAAGACAAAAGTTCACAGGATAATGGTGGTGTTCCCAAACAAAATGATACTGGCACAGATGCAGCAGGACAAAGGCAAGCTGCAACAGATGAGTTCATGCTTGAGCGCTTCCGCAAAAGAGAGCGTCACCGTGGAATGCGGAGATGA